In one window of Psychrobacter sp. P2G3 DNA:
- the prpF gene encoding 2-methylaconitate cis-trans isomerase PrpF, which produces MTQSKTKFAPQHSVPATYMRGGTSKGTFFKLSDLPERCQVAGASRDNFLLRVIGSPDPYGKQIDGLGNGSSSTSKTVILSKAKQADHDVNYLFGQVNIAKPMIDWAGNCGNLTAAVGACAINMGLVDANKVAESAENGTGICEVRIWQENIGKTIIAHVPVYKDEQGKVQVQETGDFELDGVTFPAAEVKIEFIDPVDSSSDMFPTGNLVDDFDVSSCGLNSDSVKATFISAGIPTIFMKAEDLGFTGTELQGDINSDSETLAKLEKIRAKGGVAMGLFKDVSEAQASQHIPKIAWVGAAQSYTASSGKEVNAADIDLVVRAMSMGQLHHAMMGTAAVAIAAAATTQGTLVNQAASAGQSEKQLGEVRFGHPSGTLLVGGKTEQVDGRWQAKKVSMSRSARRIMVGEVFVPSDSF; this is translated from the coding sequence ATGACCCAATCAAAAACAAAATTCGCCCCACAACACTCCGTCCCTGCTACCTATATGCGCGGCGGCACTTCAAAAGGCACCTTCTTTAAACTATCCGACTTACCTGAGCGCTGCCAAGTTGCTGGCGCGTCGCGAGATAATTTCCTATTGCGTGTGATCGGTAGCCCTGATCCCTATGGTAAGCAAATCGACGGTTTAGGTAATGGTAGCTCTAGCACGTCAAAGACGGTGATTTTGTCTAAGGCTAAGCAAGCAGACCATGATGTTAATTATCTCTTTGGACAAGTTAATATTGCCAAACCTATGATTGATTGGGCAGGTAACTGCGGTAATTTAACTGCCGCAGTTGGTGCTTGTGCGATTAATATGGGCTTGGTTGATGCGAATAAAGTAGCGGAAAGTGCTGAAAATGGTACTGGCATCTGCGAAGTGCGTATTTGGCAAGAGAATATTGGCAAAACCATTATCGCGCATGTACCTGTATACAAAGATGAACAAGGCAAAGTACAAGTGCAAGAAACCGGTGATTTTGAATTAGACGGTGTCACCTTCCCAGCCGCCGAAGTAAAAATTGAATTTATTGACCCTGTAGATTCATCCAGTGATATGTTCCCTACTGGCAATTTAGTCGATGATTTTGATGTCTCTAGCTGCGGTCTAAATAGCGATAGCGTCAAAGCGACCTTTATCAGCGCAGGTATCCCAACCATCTTTATGAAAGCAGAAGATTTAGGCTTTACTGGTACTGAGCTGCAGGGCGATATCAATAGCGATAGCGAAACCTTAGCTAAACTTGAGAAAATCCGTGCCAAGGGCGGGGTTGCGATGGGCTTATTTAAAGATGTTTCTGAGGCACAGGCAAGTCAGCATATTCCTAAAATTGCTTGGGTTGGCGCTGCACAAAGTTATACCGCGTCCAGTGGTAAAGAAGTTAACGCAGCAGATATTGATTTAGTGGTAAGAGCAATGAGTATGGGGCAACTACATCATGCGATGATGGGCACAGCAGCAGTTGCTATTGCCGCCGCAGCGACCACGCAAGGTACACTCGTTAATCAAGCAGCGAGCGCTGGCCAATCTGAAAAACAGTTAGGTGAAGTGCGTTTTGGGCATCCTTCTGGCACATTGTTAGTTGGCGGAAAAACTGAACAAGTCGATGGACGCTGGCAAGCCAAAAAAGTCTCAATGAGCCGCTCTGCTCGTCGTATTATGGTTGGTGAAGTTTTTGTACCAAGTGATAGTTTTTAG
- a CDS encoding type II toxin-antitoxin system RelE/ParE family toxin — translation MTQSLSVIQSHSFKKAVKKLHKNQKADLDDAVRAIIDNPNLGVQKVGDLSSVRVYKFKMLKQLTLLAYQIDDGQLVLTLLMIGTHENFYRDVKLVL, via the coding sequence ATGACTCAGTCTTTAAGTGTTATTCAATCACATAGTTTTAAAAAAGCAGTTAAGAAATTACATAAAAATCAGAAAGCCGACCTAGATGATGCTGTACGTGCCATCATCGATAATCCTAATTTGGGCGTGCAGAAGGTGGGTGACTTATCGTCCGTACGTGTCTATAAGTTTAAAATGCTAAAACAGTTAACATTATTGGCCTATCAGATTGACGATGGTCAGCTTGTTCTCACTTTATTAATGATTGGCACACATGAGAATTTTTATCGTGATGTTAAATTAGTGCTCTGA